The following are from one region of the Advenella mimigardefordensis DPN7 genome:
- the fic gene encoding protein adenylyltransferase Fic, with protein MFNPELPYNDLPRLPPEADIETKAILKACIDAKASLAGLKAMAKRIPNQEMLINIIPMLEAQASSEIENIVTTTDRLFQYANDESNVLADPATKEALRYRTALYSGYQSLNARPLTTATAVQICQTIKGVETDIRRVPGTALLNEATRQIVYTPPDGEGAIRDLLADWERFIHTQTDIDPLIRMAVMHYQFEAIHPFSDGNGRTGRVLNLLFLISENLLEAPILYLSRYIIQNKPEYYRRLLRVTTEQEWESWILYMLEATRSTAEWTSKKIIAICDLMDHIRDELRRALPKIYSYELVDVIFTQPYCRIANLVDLGIAQRQTASKILQALVAQNVLREVQVGREKIFINVELMRLLAREDDSAAK; from the coding sequence ATGTTCAACCCAGAACTGCCATATAACGACTTACCTCGTCTGCCGCCAGAAGCGGACATTGAGACAAAAGCCATTCTGAAAGCGTGCATCGACGCCAAAGCATCGCTGGCCGGTTTGAAGGCCATGGCCAAGCGCATTCCGAATCAGGAAATGTTGATCAATATTATTCCTATGCTGGAAGCGCAGGCCAGTTCAGAAATTGAGAATATCGTTACCACCACAGACCGGCTCTTCCAGTATGCGAACGACGAATCGAATGTTCTGGCCGATCCGGCAACGAAAGAGGCCTTGCGGTATAGAACCGCGCTGTACAGTGGGTACCAGTCACTCAACGCCCGGCCGTTAACGACAGCGACGGCGGTTCAGATCTGTCAAACGATTAAAGGGGTGGAGACGGATATTCGTCGCGTGCCAGGTACTGCGCTCCTGAACGAGGCAACCCGACAGATTGTTTATACGCCACCGGACGGGGAGGGAGCTATTCGGGATCTGCTGGCGGATTGGGAACGGTTCATTCACACGCAAACCGATATTGACCCGCTGATCCGAATGGCAGTCATGCACTATCAATTTGAAGCGATTCATCCGTTCAGCGATGGCAATGGCAGAACCGGGCGTGTATTGAACCTGCTTTTTTTGATTTCCGAGAACTTGCTTGAAGCGCCTATCCTCTATTTAAGCCGCTACATTATTCAGAATAAGCCAGAATATTATCGACGGCTGCTGCGTGTGACTACAGAGCAGGAGTGGGAGTCATGGATTTTGTATATGCTGGAGGCTACCCGCAGTACTGCGGAATGGACTTCGAAGAAGATCATCGCGATTTGTGATTTGATGGATCACATTCGGGATGAGCTACGCCGGGCTCTGCCGAAAATTTATAGCTACGAACTTGTTGACGTCATCTTTACACAGCCGTATTGCCGGATTGCCAATCTTGTGGATCTTGGGATCGCCCAACGCCAAACAGCGTCAAAGATACTCCAGGCACTGGTTGCTCAAAATGTATTAAGGGAAGTTCAGGTAGGGCGGGAAAAAATATTTATCAATGTCGAGTTGATGCGGTTGCTGGCGAGAGAGGACGATAGTGCGGCGAAATAG
- a CDS encoding ABC transporter substrate-binding protein, translating into MKALIPAILIGLVSSSAVHAADNDLAALTEAAKKEGQVYSVGMPDSWANWKGTWEDIAKEYGLKHQDTDMSSAQEIAKFAAEKNNATADIGDVGASFGPIAVEKGVTQAYKPTTWAQVPDWAKDKDGHWALAYTGTIAFLINKDLVKDAPKSWEDLLKGKYRVTVGDVGTAAQANNAVLAAAIARGGNENNLKPAIEFFAELAKQKRLSVNDPTVATIEKGEVEVGILWDFNALNYRDQINRDRFTVLIPSDGSVISGYSTIINKFAKNPNAAKLTREFIFSDKGQINLAEGYARPIRAAHLTLPEEVKAKLLPEEQYKNAKPIADGQGWDKTSRALPKMWQQQVLMHMQ; encoded by the coding sequence ATGAAAGCATTGATTCCCGCTATATTGATCGGTTTGGTTAGCTCATCAGCCGTTCACGCCGCAGATAATGACCTTGCTGCTCTGACTGAAGCAGCAAAGAAAGAAGGGCAAGTCTATAGTGTTGGTATGCCCGATAGCTGGGCAAACTGGAAAGGCACGTGGGAAGATATTGCAAAAGAATATGGCCTGAAGCATCAGGACACGGATATGAGTTCGGCACAGGAAATTGCCAAATTCGCTGCAGAAAAGAATAATGCGACAGCAGATATCGGTGATGTAGGCGCCTCTTTTGGTCCTATTGCAGTTGAAAAAGGTGTGACTCAGGCTTATAAACCCACAACATGGGCGCAAGTTCCAGACTGGGCAAAAGATAAAGACGGCCACTGGGCGCTTGCCTATACCGGCACCATCGCTTTTCTGATTAACAAGGATCTGGTTAAAGATGCTCCCAAAAGCTGGGAAGACCTGCTGAAAGGCAAGTATCGTGTGACCGTTGGCGACGTAGGTACAGCCGCGCAAGCCAATAACGCCGTTCTGGCCGCAGCCATTGCGCGTGGCGGTAACGAGAATAACCTGAAACCAGCGATTGAATTCTTTGCAGAACTGGCTAAACAGAAACGCCTGTCTGTGAATGACCCAACCGTTGCCACGATTGAAAAAGGCGAAGTGGAAGTTGGCATTCTGTGGGACTTCAATGCCCTGAACTACCGCGACCAGATTAATCGTGACCGTTTCACCGTGTTGATTCCTTCAGACGGGTCAGTGATTTCCGGCTACTCTACGATTATTAACAAGTTCGCGAAAAACCCCAATGCAGCCAAACTGACACGGGAATTCATTTTCAGCGACAAAGGTCAGATCAATCTGGCAGAAGGCTACGCCCGTCCGATTCGCGCGGCGCATCTGACATTGCCGGAAGAGGTCAAAGCAAAACTGTTGCCTGAAGAACAGTACAAAAATGCAAAACCGATTGCAGATGGCCAGGGCTGGGACAAAACCTCCCGCGCACTGCCAAAAATGTGGCAACAGCAAGTGTTAATGCATATGCAATAA